CCCGCTCGCGCCGGCTTACCGCCGCCAGCAGCCGCGCCGCCGCCACCTCCATGTCGCGCAGGCTGCGCGGATCGGGCAGCAGGTCGCGCAGCTTCGGCTCCAGATAGCCCGGCACCTCCGCCACATCGACACCGAGCCGCGCCAGCACCTGGCAAAGCCCGCGCGGCAAGGCTGTCTGCTGCGCCAGCGCCTCGGCCTGACGCTCCTGCTCCACCCCGGGCCCGACCCAGCGCCGCCCGGTCAGCGAGGCCTCGACTCCAAGATAGCTCATGCCCCTGCCCCCATGTCTGAAACCGCCCCCGCCTTAACGCGAAAAAGCAGGGACCGGAACACCGCCCCCTGCTTTCATCTTTCCAAAAATACTCACATGCCGACCCTGCGGCCGGGCGCCCCCTCAGTTGAAGGGGTTGCGATAGATCACCCGCCGCACCGAGCCGGTCTTGGAGCGCATCAGCAGCGTCTCGGTGGTGATCCAGCCGATCTCGCGCTTGATGCCCGACAGGATCGAGCCGTTGGTCACGCCGGTGGCGGCAAAGATCACATCCGCGGTCACCATCTCGTCGCGGGTATAGATCTTGTTCAGATCGGTGATGCCGGCCTTGGCGGCGCGCGCCTTCTCGTCGTCGTTGCGGAACAGCAGCCGGCCATACATCTGGCCGCCCATGCATTTCAGCGCCGCCGAGGCGAGTACGCCCTCGGGCGCCCCGCCCGAGCCCATATACATGTCGATGCCGGTGATATGCGCCTCGGCGCAATGCATCACGCCGGCCACGTCGCCATCGGTGATCAGGCGGATCGCGGCGCCGGTGGCGCGCACCTCGGCGATCATCTCCTCGTGGCGCGGACGCTCGAGGATGCAGACGGTGATATCGGTGTTATCGCAGCCCTTGGCCCTGGCCAGCGCCTCGACCCGCTCGGCGGGCGACATGTCGAGCGTCACCACATGATCGGGATAACCCGGGCCGATGGCCAGCTTGTCCATATAGACGTCGGGCGCGTGCAACATCGAGCCGCGCGGCCCCATGGCGATCACGGTCAGCGCGTTGGGCATGTCCTTGGCGGTCAGCGTGGTGCCTTCCAGCGGGTCGAGCGCGATATCGACCCCCGGGCCGCCCTGGCCGACCTCTTCGCCGATGAACAGCATCGGCGCCTCGTCACGCTCGCCCTCGCCGATCACCACGACACCGGAAATCTCGAGCTTGTTCAGCTCGTTCCGCATGGCGTTCACGGCGGCCTGGTCGGCGGCCTTCTCGTCGCCGTGGCCGATCAGCTTGGCCGAAGCGATGGCGGC
The window above is part of the Salipiger abyssi genome. Proteins encoded here:
- the glpX gene encoding class II fructose-bisphosphatase → MSTPKDFNDRMLSLGLARVAEQAAIASAKLIGHGDEKAADQAAVNAMRNELNKLEISGVVVIGEGERDEAPMLFIGEEVGQGGPGVDIALDPLEGTTLTAKDMPNALTVIAMGPRGSMLHAPDVYMDKLAIGPGYPDHVVTLDMSPAERVEALARAKGCDNTDITVCILERPRHEEMIAEVRATGAAIRLITDGDVAGVMHCAEAHITGIDMYMGSGGAPEGVLASAALKCMGGQMYGRLLFRNDDEKARAAKAGITDLNKIYTRDEMVTADVIFAATGVTNGSILSGIKREIGWITTETLLMRSKTGSVRRVIYRNPFN